Proteins found in one Arachis stenosperma cultivar V10309 chromosome 8, arast.V10309.gnm1.PFL2, whole genome shotgun sequence genomic segment:
- the LOC130945096 gene encoding putative zinc transporter At3g08650 translates to MLHMAPNLKLRLCVTLLFLVLSVLLFGISNAESEGVSQIVRSAPDKDVGANVFDGTGEGSFKFEDGNTMKTNRKGGNNRVSISTVALFTLAMAAATGLGAVPFFFVELDPQWAGLCNGMAAGVMLAASFDLVQEGQEFGAGNWVVTGILSGGIFIWLCKKFLEQYGDVSMLDLKGADAAKVVLVIGIMTLHSFGEGSGVGVSFAGSKGFSQGLLVTLAIAVHNIPEGLAVSMVLASRGVSPQNAMLWSVITSLPQPIVAVPSFICADAFSKFLPFCTGFAAGCMIWMVVAEVLPDAFKEASASQVASAATLSVAFMEALSTLFQNFTHDYNSEDASGFFVSLLFGLGPLLGGVILVAFALVFHLQHALLMGTGCGIAFVLGAWRPVQLILSSKLGLIPFMLLLAMGAALVHFTSSSVLKMASKKTSGGDLPTLTGFPLSVHTLQSFISCGAVAFHALAEGLALGVAAPKAYGLGRHMVLPVSLHGLPRGAAVASCIFGATDSWHGSLASAAIIGFMGPISAIGAILTGIDYSGLDHIMVLACGGLIPSFGTVVKRALSLDKRKSTCGLILGMGFATLCLTFTRLVCLHTLYCNSAPEAVR, encoded by the exons ATGTTGCACATGGCTCCAAATCTGAAGCTTAGGTTATGCGTCACCTTGTTGTTTTTAGTCTTAAGCGTTCTTCTGTTTGGCATTTCAAACGCCGAATCTGAAGGAGTTTCACAAATAGTTAGATCTGCCCCGGATAAGGATGTAGGAGCCAATGTATTTGATGGAACTGGTGAGGGTTCCTTTAAGTTTGAGGATGGTAATACTATGAAGACTAATAGGAAGGGTGGAAACAATAGAGTTTCTATTTCTACAGTCGCATTATTTACATTGGCAATGGCAGCTGCCACTGGTTTAGGTGCTGTGCCCTTCTTCTTTGTGGAGCTTGATCCGCAGTGGGCTGGATTGTGCAATGGAATGGCTGCAGGTGTCATGTTAGCTGCAAGCTTTGACCTCGTACAGGAAGGGCAGGAATTTGGCGCGGGAAATTGGGTTGTCACTGGGATTCTATCTGGAGGAATCTTTATTTGGCTATGCAAGAAG TTTCTTGAGCAATATGGGGATGTAAGCATGCTGGATTTAAAAGGTGCAGATGCAGCTAAAGTTGTTCTTGTGATTGGAATAATGACTCTCCATTCTTTTGGGGAGGGATCTGGGGTTGGCGTCTCTTTTGCTGGCTCAAAGGGTTTTTCTCAAGGACTGTTGGTAACTTTGGCTATTGCTGTACACAACATACCAGAGGGATTAGCGGTGAGCATGGTGCTGGCATCAAGGGGTGTCTCTCCGCAAAATGCTATGTTGTGGAGTGTAATTACTTCTTTACCTCAG CCAATTGTAGCTGTTCCTTCATTTATTTGTGCTGATGCATTCAGCAAGTTCCTTCCTTTTTGTACTGGATTTGCTGCTGGATGCATGATTTGGATGGTTGTTGCAGAAGTTCTTCCTGATGCATTCAAG GAAGCCTCAGCTTCACAGGTTGCATCAGCAGCAACCCTTTCTGTAGCATTCATGGAAGCTCTAAGCACCTTATTTCAGAATTTCACCCATGACTACAA CTCTGAGGATGCTTCTGGCTTCTTTGTCTCACTACTTTTTGGCCTGGGGCCATTACTTGGTGGAGTTATCCTGGTTGCATTTGCTCTTGTGTTTCATCTCCAGCATGCTCTCCTTATGGGCACGGGTTGTGGCATTGCTTTTGTTCTTGGAGCCTGGCGACCAGTCCAGCTTATTTTGTCTTCAAAATTAGGACTTATTCCCTTTATGTTGCTCCTTGCAATGGGGGCTGCATTGGTCCATTTTACATCCTCAAGTGTATTGAAGATGGCATCCAAAAAAACCTCGGGTGGTGACTTGCCTACACTTACAGGCTTCCCACTTAGTGTTCACACCCTTCAGTCATTCATATCATGCGGTGCAGTCGCTTTTCACGCTTTGGCAGAAGGACTAGCATTGGGAGTGGCTGCACCAAAAGCATACGGACTTGGCCGTCACATGGTCCTTCCGGTCTCCCTACATGGGCTCCCCCGAGGCGCAGCCGTGGCTAGCTGCATCTTCGGTGCCACAGATAGCTGGCATGGTTCCCTTGCCTCCGCCGCCATAATCGGATTTATGGGTCCAATATCAGCAATAGGGGCTATCCTCACCGGTATTGACTATAGTGGCCTTGATCATATAATGGTTCTTGCTTGTGGTGGATTGATCCCGAGCTTTGGAACTGTAGTTAAGAGAGCCCTTAGTTTGGATAAGAGGAAGAGCACATGTGGCCTCATTCTTGGTATGGGGTTTGCTACTTTGTGTCTAACTTTCACTAGGTTGGTTTGCTTGCATACACTGTACTGCAATTCTGCACCTGAAGCTGTAAGATAA
- the LOC130943585 gene encoding WD40 repeat-containing protein HOS15-like isoform X1 codes for MISISSSELNYLVFRYLHESGFTHSAFAFGYEAGIDKTIIDVNMVPPGALVTFIQKGIQYLELEANLSGSDADMDEDFSFIQPLDLITKDPYELHSIVKAKKENQRQNKHESNKITNDLIQDNAREHVQELEKEKKERENEQGVEKMKLDKEREQEKCEQKELQHQDQNHAENHEDKTTVENLESKARGGPEPMEISQSSISLHNEIPSSDVKILEGHTSEVFACAWNPSGSLLASGSGDSTARIWKIPDGPCNSCMHDEPVNVVVLRHFKGRTNEKSKDVTTLDWNADGTLLATGSYDGQARIWTKDGELKSTLNKHKGPIFSLKWNKKGDYLLSGSVDKTAIVWDIKTGEWKQQFEFHSAPTLDVDWRNSVSFATCSTDNMIYVCKVGENRPIKTFAGHQGEVNAIKWDPSGTLLASCSDDHTAKIWSLKQDKLIHDLKEHVKEIYTIRWSPAGSGSSSPNQQLTLASASFDSTVKLWDVELGKVLYSLNGHRDPVYSIAFSPNGEYLASGSMDKCMHIWSVKEGKIVKTYAGNGGIFEISWNKDGDKVAACFSNNIVTVLDFRM; via the exons ATGATCTCAATCTCTTCCTCTGAGTTGAACTACTTAGTCTTCCGTTATCTTCACGAATCTG GTTTTACCCATTCAGCATTTGCATTTGGGTATGAAGCAGGAATCGATAAAACAATAATTGATGTAAACATGGTCCCTCCTGGTGCTCTTGTTACGTTCATACAGAAGGGAATTCAATATCTTGAGCTGGAAGCAAACTTGAGTGGT AGCGATGCAGACATGGATGAGGATTTTTCATTCATCCAGCCTCTTGATCTTATCACAAAGGACCCATATGAACTGCACAGTATAGTAAAGGCCAAAAAGGAAAACCAACGTCAAAATAAGCatgaatcaaacaaaataacaaATGACTTAATTCAGGACAATGCTCGGGAGCACGTTCAAGAATtggaaaaagagaagaaagaaagggaaaatGAACAAGGTGTGGAGAAAATGAAGCTAGATAAggaaagagaacaagaaaagtgTGAACAGAAAGAACTACAACACCAAGATCAGAACCATGCTGAGAATCATGAAGACAAGACTACAGTTGAAAATCTAGAAAGTAAAGCACGCGGAG GGCCTGAGCCCATGGAGATCTCCCAAAGTTCCATTTCACTGCATAATGAAATTCCATCTTCTGATGTGAAAATTTTGGAAGGCCATACATCGGAG GTTTTTGCTTGTGCATGGAATCCATCTGGTTCTCTTCTCGCATCCGG ATCTGGTGATTCAACGGCTCGAATTTGGAAAATACCTGATGGACCTTGTAACTCTTGCATGCATGATGAACCAGTAAATGTTGTGGTGCTGAGGCATTTTAAAGGAAGAACCAATGAAAAAAGCAAGGATGTGACAACACTTGACTGGAAT GCAGATGGTACATTATTGGCAACTGGTTCCTATGATGGGCAAGCAAGAATATGGACTAAAGATG GCGAGTTGAAGAGTACGCTAAACAAGCATAAAGGTCCAATATTTTCCCTGAAGTGGAACAAGAAGGGGGATTATCTTCTTAGTGGAAGTGTAGATAAAACTGCTATTGTATGGGACATAAAGACTGGGGAATGGAAACAACAATTTGAATTTCACTCAG CCCCCACTCTTGACGTTGATTGGCGGAACAGTGTTTCATTTGCAACATGCTCCACTGATAATATGATATATGTATGCAAAGTTGGAGAGAATAGACCAATCAAAACTTTTGCAGGGCATCAG GGTGAAGTTAATGCCATTAAATGGGATCCATCGGGTACTTTGCTGGCGTCCTGCTCTGACGATCACACTGCAAAA ATATGGAGTCTGAAACAGGACAAGCTTATACATGATTTGAAGGAACACGTCAAG GAGATATATACAATCCGGTGGAGCCCTGCAGGCTCTGGTTCTAGCAGTCCCAATCAACAATTAACACTAGCAAG TGCCTCTTTCGACTCTACGGTAAAGCTCTGGGATGTGGAACTAGGGAAAGTACTGTACAGCCTAAATGGTCACAG GGATCCTGTATATTCAATTGCATTCAGCCCAAATGGTGAGTATCTTGCTAGTGGATCGATGGATAAATGCATGCATATATGGTCGGTCAAGGAGGGAAAAATTGTGAAAACATATGCTGGCAATGGTGGGATCTTTGAAATTAGTTGGAACAAGGACGGGGATAAAGTTGCTGCTTGCTTTTCAAACAATATAGTTACTGTCTTGGATTTCCGAATGTAG
- the LOC130943585 gene encoding WD40 repeat-containing protein HOS15-like isoform X2 produces the protein MDEDFSFIQPLDLITKDPYELHSIVKAKKENQRQNKHESNKITNDLIQDNAREHVQELEKEKKERENEQGVEKMKLDKEREQEKCEQKELQHQDQNHAENHEDKTTVENLESKARGGPEPMEISQSSISLHNEIPSSDVKILEGHTSEVFACAWNPSGSLLASGSGDSTARIWKIPDGPCNSCMHDEPVNVVVLRHFKGRTNEKSKDVTTLDWNADGTLLATGSYDGQARIWTKDGELKSTLNKHKGPIFSLKWNKKGDYLLSGSVDKTAIVWDIKTGEWKQQFEFHSAPTLDVDWRNSVSFATCSTDNMIYVCKVGENRPIKTFAGHQGEVNAIKWDPSGTLLASCSDDHTAKIWSLKQDKLIHDLKEHVKEIYTIRWSPAGSGSSSPNQQLTLASASFDSTVKLWDVELGKVLYSLNGHRDPVYSIAFSPNGEYLASGSMDKCMHIWSVKEGKIVKTYAGNGGIFEISWNKDGDKVAACFSNNIVTVLDFRM, from the exons ATGGATGAGGATTTTTCATTCATCCAGCCTCTTGATCTTATCACAAAGGACCCATATGAACTGCACAGTATAGTAAAGGCCAAAAAGGAAAACCAACGTCAAAATAAGCatgaatcaaacaaaataacaaATGACTTAATTCAGGACAATGCTCGGGAGCACGTTCAAGAATtggaaaaagagaagaaagaaagggaaaatGAACAAGGTGTGGAGAAAATGAAGCTAGATAAggaaagagaacaagaaaagtgTGAACAGAAAGAACTACAACACCAAGATCAGAACCATGCTGAGAATCATGAAGACAAGACTACAGTTGAAAATCTAGAAAGTAAAGCACGCGGAG GGCCTGAGCCCATGGAGATCTCCCAAAGTTCCATTTCACTGCATAATGAAATTCCATCTTCTGATGTGAAAATTTTGGAAGGCCATACATCGGAG GTTTTTGCTTGTGCATGGAATCCATCTGGTTCTCTTCTCGCATCCGG ATCTGGTGATTCAACGGCTCGAATTTGGAAAATACCTGATGGACCTTGTAACTCTTGCATGCATGATGAACCAGTAAATGTTGTGGTGCTGAGGCATTTTAAAGGAAGAACCAATGAAAAAAGCAAGGATGTGACAACACTTGACTGGAAT GCAGATGGTACATTATTGGCAACTGGTTCCTATGATGGGCAAGCAAGAATATGGACTAAAGATG GCGAGTTGAAGAGTACGCTAAACAAGCATAAAGGTCCAATATTTTCCCTGAAGTGGAACAAGAAGGGGGATTATCTTCTTAGTGGAAGTGTAGATAAAACTGCTATTGTATGGGACATAAAGACTGGGGAATGGAAACAACAATTTGAATTTCACTCAG CCCCCACTCTTGACGTTGATTGGCGGAACAGTGTTTCATTTGCAACATGCTCCACTGATAATATGATATATGTATGCAAAGTTGGAGAGAATAGACCAATCAAAACTTTTGCAGGGCATCAG GGTGAAGTTAATGCCATTAAATGGGATCCATCGGGTACTTTGCTGGCGTCCTGCTCTGACGATCACACTGCAAAA ATATGGAGTCTGAAACAGGACAAGCTTATACATGATTTGAAGGAACACGTCAAG GAGATATATACAATCCGGTGGAGCCCTGCAGGCTCTGGTTCTAGCAGTCCCAATCAACAATTAACACTAGCAAG TGCCTCTTTCGACTCTACGGTAAAGCTCTGGGATGTGGAACTAGGGAAAGTACTGTACAGCCTAAATGGTCACAG GGATCCTGTATATTCAATTGCATTCAGCCCAAATGGTGAGTATCTTGCTAGTGGATCGATGGATAAATGCATGCATATATGGTCGGTCAAGGAGGGAAAAATTGTGAAAACATATGCTGGCAATGGTGGGATCTTTGAAATTAGTTGGAACAAGGACGGGGATAAAGTTGCTGCTTGCTTTTCAAACAATATAGTTACTGTCTTGGATTTCCGAATGTAG
- the LOC130943958 gene encoding MFP1 attachment factor 1-like, which translates to MTDPEIAPATPSEPQQTSHDQHSNSAAKLGPGGISFSIWPPTQRTRDAVVNRLIETLSTPSVLSKRYGTMTPDEASAAARQIEDEAFAAAGGSAASDDDGIEILQVYSKEISKRMLDTVKARANTGAVAVDNGGAQAPASDVAPPPAAESAPAESET; encoded by the coding sequence atgacCGACCCGGAAATCGCACCCGCAACCCCATCGGAGCCGCAGCAAACCTCCCATGACCAACACTCCAACTCCGCCGCCAAGCTTGGCCCCGGCGGCATCTCCTTCAGCATATGGCCACCCACACAGCGCACCCGTGACGCCGTCGTTAACCGCCTAATTGAAACCCTATCCACTCCTTCCGTGCTCTCCAAGCGCTACGGCACCATGACTCCCGATGAGGCCTCCGCCGCAGCACGCCAGATCGAGGACGAGGCCTTCGCCGCCGCCGGTGGCTCCGCGGCCTCCGACGACGATGGAATCGAGATCCTTCAGGTGTATTCCAAGGAGATCAGCAAGCGGATGCTCGACACCGTGAAGGCCAGAGCTAACACCGGTGCCGTCGCCGTCGATAACGGTGGAGCTCAGGCCCCTGCCTCCGACGTTGCCCCTCCACCAGCCGCTGAGAGTGCACCAGCTGAGTCTGAAACCTAA
- the LOC130945599 gene encoding uncharacterized protein LOC130945599: protein MDANPNLSPESGGFNPTMDMRQFTAFFNQVAQIQGHINKQLNPSQDPASPYFILPSENSGIPITNVTLNGANYGAWSRAMERALKSKNKIKFIDGSIKKPESTNSIFETWERCNTYVVAWINLSLSPDISQNVLWTNIAYKLWNDLNHRYYQGDRFRVAKLYEELYALKQGDFTVTAYFAKLKTIWEELDNFRPISMCACEMKCDCGLGIIRMQRKEDRVTKFLRRLGEQYSNVKSQIMLEGLPSDFFKAEGEEEVEEVGLKPGEDKEAEASCIVLFATKLDT, encoded by the exons ATGGATGCAAATCCAAATTTAAGTCCCGAATCGGGAGGCTTCAACCCTACCATGGACATGCGGCAATTCACAGCGTTCTTCAATCAAGTTGCGCAGATTCAAGGCCACATCAACAAGCAGTTGAATCCAAGTCAAGATCCTGCTAGTCCTTATTTCATTCTTCCTTCTGAAAATTCAGGTATACCTATCACTAATGTCACTCTCAATGGTGCAAATTATGGTGCTTGGAGTAGGGCTATGGAAAGGGCTCTAAAgtctaaaaataaaatcaagtTTATTGATGGTAGCATCAAGAAACCTGAGAGCACAAACTCGATTTTTGAGACATGGGAGAGATGTAATACATATGTAGTGGCTTGGATAAATCTCTCACTTAGTCCAGATATTTCTCAAAATGTTCTTTGGACCAACATAGCATATAAATTGTGGAATGATTTAAACCATAGATATTACCAAGGTGATCGTTTTAGAGTTGCTAAACTATATGAGGAATTGTATGCCCTTAAACAAGGTGACTTTACTGTTACTGCATATTTTGCCAAGCTCAAAACTATATGGGAGGAGCTTGATAATTTTAGACCGATTTCAATGTGTGCATGTGAGATGAAGTGTGACTGTGGACTAGGAATTATCAGAATGCAAAGGAAAGAAGATAGAGTTACAAAGTTTCTTAGGAGACTAGGTGAACAATACTCCAATGTCAAGTCACAAATCATGTTGGAAGGACTACCAAGT GATTTTTTCAAGGCAGAGGGagaggaagaggtagaagaggTAGGTCTCAAGCCGGGAGAGGACAAGGAGGCCGAAGCAAGCTGCATTGTTCTTTTTGCAACAAAACTGGACACATAG